From a region of the Bradyrhizobium diazoefficiens genome:
- a CDS encoding Hsp20 family protein, translated as MRTSFDFAPLWRSTIGFDHLADLVDSTLRQATEDNYPPYNIERSSEDHYRISLAVAGFGASDITVTAEQNALTIEGRKPETAAHEYLYQGIAARPFRRVFNLADYVQVKQASLQDGLLIIDLVREVPEAMKPRRIPIAGGTPAASQIEQKKAA; from the coding sequence ATGAGGACCAGTTTCGACTTTGCGCCCCTTTGGCGTTCCACCATCGGCTTCGACCATCTGGCCGACCTCGTCGACAGCACGCTGCGCCAGGCGACCGAGGACAACTATCCCCCGTACAACATCGAGCGTTCCAGCGAAGACCATTACCGGATCAGCCTTGCCGTGGCGGGCTTCGGCGCCAGCGACATCACGGTGACGGCTGAGCAGAATGCGCTCACGATCGAGGGCCGCAAGCCCGAGACCGCTGCACACGAATATCTGTACCAGGGCATCGCTGCCAGGCCGTTCCGGCGCGTGTTCAACCTCGCCGATTATGTCCAGGTGAAGCAGGCCTCCTTGCAGGACGGGCTCCTGATCATCGACCTGGTCCGCGAGGTGCCGGAAGCCATGAAGCCGCGCCGGATTCCCATCGCGGGCGGCACTCCTGCGGCATCGCAGATCGAGCAGAAGAAAGCAGCATAA
- a CDS encoding ABC transporter substrate-binding protein has product MRGLLACAMLAAMTSAAITSAATAQVSDDAVRIGVLTDLSSWGRDNSGPGSVEAAKMAVEEFGPTVLGKPIEIISADHQMKTDVGVQIVRGWFDNGKVDAVVDIPNSGIAIAVHNMVRERGKIALLSGPGASSLTDELCSPNTVHFTYDTYALSKVTASAVIKEGGKSWYFITADYAFGQQLEKDATRFINEMGGKVLGSVKHPTNTADFSSFALQAQSSKADVVAFANAGQDTDNAIKQSGEFGLVQGGQKLVGLLMFDTDVHAVGLKAAQGTYMTTASYWNMDEATRAWSKKFFERTKVMPTMIHTGVYGSVLHYLKGIKAAGTDDPAKVMAKMRELPIEDTFVHGGHLREDGRVIRDMYLAKVKTPEQSKEPWDYLDIVKTVKGEDAFRPVSESKCPLLKK; this is encoded by the coding sequence ATGAGAGGGCTTCTGGCCTGCGCCATGCTCGCGGCCATGACTTCGGCTGCCATAACATCTGCGGCCACCGCGCAAGTCTCCGACGACGCCGTGCGGATCGGCGTGCTGACGGATCTGTCGAGCTGGGGTCGCGACAACAGCGGGCCGGGCTCGGTCGAAGCCGCCAAAATGGCGGTGGAGGAATTCGGGCCAACCGTGCTCGGCAAGCCCATCGAGATCATCAGCGCCGACCACCAGATGAAGACCGACGTCGGCGTGCAGATCGTCCGCGGCTGGTTCGACAACGGCAAGGTCGACGCCGTCGTCGACATTCCCAATTCCGGTATCGCGATCGCCGTCCACAACATGGTGCGCGAACGGGGCAAGATCGCGCTGCTCTCCGGCCCCGGCGCAAGCTCGCTGACCGACGAGCTGTGCAGCCCGAACACCGTGCATTTCACCTACGACACCTATGCGCTGTCAAAGGTGACGGCCTCCGCCGTAATCAAGGAGGGCGGAAAGTCCTGGTACTTCATCACCGCGGACTACGCCTTCGGCCAGCAGCTCGAGAAGGACGCGACGCGCTTCATCAACGAGATGGGCGGCAAGGTGCTCGGTAGCGTCAAGCATCCGACCAACACCGCGGACTTCTCCTCCTTCGCCCTTCAGGCGCAGAGCTCGAAAGCCGACGTCGTCGCCTTCGCCAACGCGGGCCAGGACACCGACAACGCGATCAAGCAGTCCGGCGAGTTCGGCCTGGTGCAGGGCGGCCAGAAGCTGGTCGGGCTCCTGATGTTCGACACCGACGTTCACGCGGTCGGGCTGAAGGCCGCGCAGGGCACCTACATGACCACGGCGTCGTACTGGAACATGGACGAGGCGACCCGCGCCTGGTCCAAGAAGTTCTTTGAGCGCACCAAGGTGATGCCGACCATGATCCACACCGGCGTCTACGGCTCGGTCCTGCATTACCTGAAAGGCATCAAGGCGGCCGGCACCGATGATCCCGCCAAGGTGATGGCCAAGATGCGCGAGCTGCCGATCGAGGATACATTCGTTCACGGCGGACACTTGCGCGAGGACGGCCGCGTCATCCGCGACATGTATCTCGCCAAGGTGAAGACACCCGAGCAGTCCAAGGAGCCGTGGGACTATCTGGACATCGTCAAGACCGTGAAGGGCGAGGACGCCTTCCGCCCGGTCTCCGAGTCCAAATGTCC
- a CDS encoding Hsp20/alpha crystallin family protein: MAFRDLIPWPRNQELVPARDNFDPFLTLHREMNRLFDDVFRGFGGTMPSQLMQGRFGWPKVELSETDKALTVSAELPGLTEKDVEVEIAGGVLTVRGEKKAERNGEGRYFTERFYGAFERQIPLEGVEEDKAEASFRDGVLTISLPKSEKARESVKRIAINTH; the protein is encoded by the coding sequence ATGGCTTTTCGTGATCTCATTCCCTGGCCGAGAAACCAGGAGCTTGTGCCAGCGCGCGACAATTTCGATCCTTTCCTGACGCTTCACCGCGAGATGAACCGTCTGTTCGACGACGTCTTTCGTGGCTTCGGCGGGACCATGCCGTCGCAGTTGATGCAGGGGCGGTTCGGCTGGCCGAAGGTCGAACTTAGCGAGACCGACAAGGCGCTGACCGTCTCGGCCGAGCTACCAGGCCTGACGGAGAAGGACGTCGAGGTCGAGATCGCGGGCGGCGTGCTGACTGTCCGCGGCGAAAAGAAGGCGGAGCGCAACGGAGAAGGCAGGTACTTCACCGAGCGCTTCTACGGTGCGTTCGAGCGGCAGATTCCGCTGGAGGGCGTCGAGGAAGACAAGGCCGAGGCGTCGTTCAGGGATGGCGTCCTGACCATATCGCTGCCGAAGTCGGAGAAGGCACGCGAAAGCGTCAAGCGCATCGCGATCAACACGCACTGA